TGGCTTCTTTGTATATATCGTGTATACCTTTGTGTGCCTTTTTATTAGGTGCTACTAATATATTCTATCGTTGCCTTTAAAGACAAAGGCTATAGGATTGTGCATGGAAGCAAATGCTTTTATGGTGTTTATAGATAATTGCTAATGATATATGGTTTGCACCAATTATCATAATGTTGATTTTCTAATTCTGGCTACAGAAATTAGATAAATGTGAAGGCACAAAATCTGAGCATCTAGAAATCACTTTGGCTACATTTGTAGTTTCTAATAACTAAGATCTTCGATGTCATCTTCTAATGAGCATATAGCTGGGATTactttcaggaaaaaaaaataaaaaaaatgagcatATAGCTGGGAAATTTATTTCCTGGGTGTTTCTCGTATACTTCATATCTGTCCGGAATGCATCCCCTTGTTACTGCTTAATATGATTGCTTGCTTCTCCCCACATTACCACCACTGCAACACACATTTCAAACCCATACACACATACaaacacaaaataaaagaagaatcTTGTCTGAAATTGCCTCTTATTGTACAGGTGACCATAAACTATCTATTAGGGAATTTGGGAAGGAAATACTCTCATACAGTTGGAGTGGTTGATCTTGGAGGTGGTTCTGTTCAAATGGCATATGCCATCTCAGAGACAGCTGCTGAAAAGGCTCCAAAGATCTCAGATGGAGAGGACACATATGTTAAGGAAATGTACCTCAAAGGAACAAAATACTTCCTCTATGTTCACAGGTTTCTCTCATCCTCTTTGAGGAGTTGATGCTTTGATTCTAGAATCAATGTTGTGTTGGTTTACTAAAGCATAAGGGCCATTTATTGCATTGCTGTGGTCCTGGAAATACCACAGTtctataacctttttttttaaaaaaaaaaaaaaaaaaattcccttttTACGAGTCAAAATATTATCAGCGTATTGTTTTTCTAACTAGAAGTATCATATGGTTGCCTACATCCAGGAAAagcaaaaaaactaaataaaaaaaaaataaaaaaaaggaatttttttttgattgataaaaaagatgtatgaaaagaaaagaggagaCACCAAAAGGAATTTCACCTTGCAGTAAATACATATTTCAATTaatgtggtttttttttgtcCCTTGTACAGTTATTTGCACTATGGTCTATTAGCAGCTCGAGCAGAGATTCTTAAGGTTGAAAGTTCTGAGAATCCATGCTTGTTGGGTGGTTTTCATGGTATGTTGAATTCCTCCACCTTTTAACATCTGATGGTGTGTTGTCATGGTATTTTGTGTGCTCCTCACTTTTCAAGTTATTATAATGTTTTGTCTGATGAAAGGGATCATAGTGTTTTTATAAAATGCATGAGTAAAAGGCTAtctgaaattaaaaattttctactTGAATTATCTGCCATTTAACTTTACTGTGCTGAATTTGGTTTATTACCAACATGctattctctaaaaaaaataatttaacgaCATGTAAGCCTGTGCCTCTGCACCAAATTAACTACTTCTGTTTTATGCATCAAAagcatatgtttttttttacttccaaGTGGTAGTTTtgagattataattttaatatgttttcttCAGAAATTTTATTTACTCTTTCCTTGCTAGCAAACAAAGCACTAAAGATTAATACATTGCTTTCTTAAAGGGACATACACATATGGAGGAGTGACTTATGAAGCATCAGCTCACCCAAGCGGCTCAAGCATGGAAAGATGCAGGAGGGTGGCTTTTAGGGCTCTCAAAGTTAATGAATCAACATGTACCCACATGAAATGCACATTCGGTGGGATATGGAATGGAGGAGGGGGGGATGGACAGAAGAATTTGTTTGttgcttcatttttctttgacAGAGCTGCTGAGGTATTTAATCCTTCTTGATTCAGATGATAGAGAATAACCAATGAAAGCTGAAATTCTTTCTATGCCTGCATGGCTGTTCTGACCATGTATCTTCACATATAGGCTGGATTCGTTGATCGCAACCAGCCTGTAGCCAAAGTTCAGCCTATGGATTTTGAGGATGCAGCCAAGCGAGTGTGCGAGACTAAACTTGAAGATGCCAAATCTAAATTTCCACTTGTGGAGGAGGCCAACCTGCCATACTTATGCATGGATCTCGTCTATCAGTTCACATTGCTAATAGATGGATTTGGTAAGCTCCACGCCCATTTGAGTGTCTCATGCATCCTCTTAACTGGAAGTGGTATTGATGTTGCTTGTTAACATTCATATTAGAATTCTGAACCATGCATTTTGGCTGCTTGTGTTTCTTGGACAGGCCTAGATCCCTGGCAAGAAATTACATTGGTGAAGCAGGTTAAATATGGCGATGCCCTTGTTGAAGCAGCATGGCCACTAGGGAGTGCCATTGATGCCGTGTCATCATTAACATAGTTACATACCATGGAATTAACTTGATTGCCCATTGGAAATTGCAGTCGAATGTGGTTCTTTAGCATCAGCTGTTTCGAGCGTGTAGAGTATCCACACTCAATAATATAGTGAGAAGGCAGAGAACTACTTTCGGCTATCAAGTTGAATTGCGAATTGGATTTTGGTCTAATCTTTTGGGAATAAAAGAGAAATTCATTTATCTTCATTTATAATTGTGTTACAGGATGTGCTCATTTATAACTTCTAAGATGATTTAAAGCAATGAGATCACTAGTTTGTGCTGCTCAACAATTGAACAATCGGAGTGGAGATGAATTTGTCGtcccaaaaaaattcttttacatGTTGTGCTGCTCAACTGggtttttagatttattttgttttttctgattttgtttttgtttttgtttgtttaactCGCGTAAAGTATGGCATAGTgtggattttttctttttctctgtgCCTTTTCATTAAAATAGGGTAATATGGCCGTTAGACCATTAGCGCTCCACTCCTTTTGTGCGGTTCTAAGCATGGATCTAATTGATTCTAGTTCAACCCAAAAATTGAGTGTGATGATTATAAGCTggttggagaaaaaaaaaatatatattttcattttctaacttTATGTTCGTTTCAAACGTCATTCCCAGATTTGGTGTTTTTCAATAAGCCAAAAATTATGCTTCAAAAGCTTGAGACAAGTTAATTCcacgacaaaaaaaaaaaaaaaaaacacggttTATTTTGAGCCCGCGGGATTAGGAAATGAATTTTGTCATTCCAAATTTCATTTCTTGATTTGGCGTTCTTTTAGAAGCTAAAATTTTTTGCTTCAGACTGGGAGACAAGATGATTCGTTGAAAGAAGGCACTTGAGGGTACCCAAATAAGGTTGTGGACTGGAAGGTTAAAAAATGAATACATCCAAAATAAGAGTTTGAGATCTTTTCAGCGGTACTTTCCCACATATATTAAAGtccaaaaatattaaagtcTTCCCTAAGAAACTGAAAATTATGCTTCAATCTAATTGGtttcaaaaaaacattttcatttaattataaagcATCCTAAACGAAATGTCAATTGATCTTCCTGGATGCTTAGTGGATGCCGATTAAACTACCACTCTTCTCTTTAGTTTGCAGATATGGCTCTTGTAGTATCACTAAAGTGGCTTCGCCTTATCTTTTTGGTGAGGGTGCTTCGTCCCCACCctcttgaaaatttatttttaaaaaattgttttggtaTGATGTCAAACACACATATGACGGTgttaataattatacaaatttgATACTACAAAGTTCAAACCATGTACAAAATTAGAGAACAATAAAAACGATGGCCCACATATAAAAgaaggataaaataaaaatgttttattgataaaataaatttaaattagataCACCAAttttatcccaaaaaaaattccattaacttctcaaatttctatatattaaataaatttaataatttgaaaacttaaagtTATACAATTTACATGACATGTTATTTCTTTTAAGATTAATATACGAAATATTTTggacaaaaatttaaaaattatatttattagcATACATATGTTAGAGTGCATGCCGCGACACATGACTGGCCTAAATGatgaagcaaaaaaatattcaaagaaaaagaagcctTCTAAACTCATGACTCTTTGCAATTGAAGGGGTGAA
This region of Vitis vinifera cultivar Pinot Noir 40024 chromosome 5, ASM3070453v1 genomic DNA includes:
- the LOC100267968 gene encoding apyrase 2; protein product: MLKRSSRQHESLSDKIYRFRGVILVISIPLLLISFVLFLMPTTTTSRSGAFQQYPLVHRKASPHSQSRTYAVIFDAGSSGSRVHVFCFDSDLNLVHIGKDLELFLQRKPGLSAYPTEPQQAAESLLPLLDKAENVVPADLRRKTPVKVGATAGLRALGIDASDRILQAVKNFLKDKSTLKSKPEWVTVLDGSQEGAFQWVTINYLLGNLGRKYSHTVGVVDLGGGSVQMAYAISETAAEKAPKISDGEDTYVKEMYLKGTKYFLYVHSYLHYGLLAARAEILKVESSENPCLLGGFHGTYTYGGVTYEASAHPSGSSMERCRRVAFRALKVNESTCTHMKCTFGGIWNGGGGDGQKNLFVASFFFDRAAEAGFVDRNQPVAKVQPMDFEDAAKRVCETKLEDAKSKFPLVEEANLPYLCMDLVYQFTLLIDGFGLDPWQEITLVKQVKYGDALVEAAWPLGSAIDAVSSLT